One segment of Thermofilaceae archaeon DNA contains the following:
- a CDS encoding MBL fold metallo-hydrolase — protein sequence MTWKILVPGIPAYTNLGFLGFCNIVLIESDGRYGIYDPGHFGNKEYLLNSLKNNGLSTSDIEFVILSHLHYDHSLNSLIFSKAKIYASKREVEYTQNTPDLYSAQYLPTLLNDRLIKVEEGDTLYGLKFILLPGHTAGTLGVIDNDTMLVGDAIKYVNDAKKRETSFAYYNLSAANQSITKALKMGKIIVPGHDLPFKVSESKIEELPNFIYDFIIFIKNDMKISILKT from the coding sequence TACCCGCATATACGAATCTGGGTTTTCTAGGCTTTTGTAACATAGTACTAATAGAGAGTGATGGAAGATATGGCATATATGATCCAGGTCATTTTGGAAATAAGGAATATTTACTAAATTCCTTAAAGAATAATGGCTTATCCACTTCAGATATAGAATTCGTTATCCTTTCTCATTTACATTATGATCACTCACTAAATTCACTAATTTTTTCAAAAGCCAAGATATATGCTTCGAAAAGAGAGGTAGAGTATACTCAAAATACGCCAGATTTATATTCAGCTCAGTACCTACCCACTCTTCTAAATGACAGATTAATCAAGGTAGAAGAAGGAGATACTTTATACGGCTTAAAATTTATATTATTACCTGGACATACGGCAGGAACTTTAGGTGTGATAGACAATGATACTATGCTTGTAGGGGATGCTATAAAGTATGTTAATGACGCCAAGAAAAGAGAAACGTCTTTTGCATATTATAATCTTTCTGCTGCAAACCAAAGCATTACGAAAGCTCTAAAAATGGGTAAAATAATAGTCCCTGGTCATGATCTACCTTTTAAAGTAAGCGAAAGTAAGATAGAAGAATTACCCAATTTTATTTATGATTTTATAATATTTATAAAAAATGACATGAAAATTTCAATTCTGAAGACATAA